The DNA segment TTCGGCTTTGTTATGCAAAAAAGCCGCTTCTGTTTTTACTGCCATATACGAGACTATATAGAGGATAAAAATCCAAACGGCGTTTTAGCGCTTCTATTGGCGCTTGCGATCGGGCTGATTGGTTATACGATTGTCGTTTCAAGCTGGCTTCCTACTCCCGCGCCAAACAATCTGCCGCCCGATATTCACGCGGGACCGGTAAGCGAGGTTTTGGCGCTTGCGGGCGCGGTTTTCGGATTTGGCATGGTTTTATCAAAGTCGTGCGTGGCGGCGCACTGGTATCATTTAAGCGAAGGCTCGATCGGCTCGCTTATCGCGCTGTGCGGCGTAGCGCTGGGATTTTTTATCGGCTTTAACTCTTGGAACGCGCTTTATAGTTTTCGGATCGCCGATTCGCGGATTATATGGCTGCCCGCGTATTTTGGCTACTCGATCGCGCTCGTCTTACAACTGGCGATCTTAGGCGCGATCGCGGCGTTTGTCTGGAAGTTTTCGCTCAAACCGCCGAGAGAAAGCCCAAAACCTCTCGCGACTTTCAAAGAGATATACGATCGTTTTTTCGCTCAAAGCTGGAGTTACTATGTAGGCGGCGCGATCATCGGCGCGCTTGGATTTTTGATTATCATTTGGACTAAGCCGCTTGGCGTTACCGCCACGATCGCCTCTTGGACGCGCTTTTTTAGCGGCGCTTACGATCTGATACCCGCGCGGCTACACGGATTAGACGGCTTTGCGGGATGCGGGTCTTTGCCCGCGAATTTCTGGCTTAATACCGACGCGCTTTTACTGCTTGGGTTAGTTGTAGGTTCGTTTGCCTCTTCGTTTGCGGCGAACGATTTCGAGCTTCAAAAACCGACGCTTAAAGAGAGCGCGTTAAGTTTTGTCGGCGGCGTTTTGCTTGGATTTGGCGCGATGATCGCGCTTGGTTGCACGATCGGAACGCTGCTTAGCGGCATTCACGCGGGCGCGTTAAGCGGTTGGGTTTTCGCGCTTGGCATGATACTGGCTATTTGGAGCGCGCTAAAAATCAAAAACAAATTTATCGCTTAACCCGACGCGTCGGACGTTTCGCGCAAAAATCAAAACAAATTTGCCGTTTTGCCTAGCGCGATAATTTCTCAAATTAGAGCGGACGAAAAACAAAAACAGATCCGCCGTTTAACCCGACGCG comes from the Helicobacteraceae bacterium genome and includes:
- a CDS encoding YeeE/YedE family protein, which translates into the protein MSWQKITAPVLIAASCAFAYYLSFVEAGRTPSFAFVVGFVFGFVMQKSRFCFYCHIRDYIEDKNPNGVLALLLALAIGLIGYTIVVSSWLPTPAPNNLPPDIHAGPVSEVLALAGAVFGFGMVLSKSCVAAHWYHLSEGSIGSLIALCGVALGFFIGFNSWNALYSFRIADSRIIWLPAYFGYSIALVLQLAILGAIAAFVWKFSLKPPRESPKPLATFKEIYDRFFAQSWSYYVGGAIIGALGFLIIIWTKPLGVTATIASWTRFFSGAYDLIPARLHGLDGFAGCGSLPANFWLNTDALLLLGLVVGSFASSFAANDFELQKPTLKESALSFVGGVLLGFGAMIALGCTIGTLLSGIHAGALSGWVFALGMILAIWSALKIKNKFIA